In the Candidatus Hydrogenedentota bacterium genome, one interval contains:
- a CDS encoding Lrp/AsnC ligand binding domain-containing protein: MVHAFVLASVKRDRINETAQELLKIDGVAEVYSIAGDWDLIIIIRARENDQLAAIVTEHMLKLDGLLNTTTLIGFRAYSNYDLERMFSIGFQG; the protein is encoded by the coding sequence ATGGTACATGCGTTTGTATTGGCCAGCGTCAAGAGAGACCGGATTAACGAGACGGCCCAGGAGCTTCTGAAGATCGACGGCGTTGCGGAAGTGTATTCGATCGCCGGCGACTGGGACCTGATCATCATCATCCGCGCACGGGAGAACGACCAGCTTGCTGCCATCGTGACGGAGCACATGCTGAAACTCGATGGTCTCCTGAACACGACCACGCTCATCGGCTTTCGCGCGTACAGCAACTACGACCTCGAACGCATGTTCAGCATCGGTTTCCAGGGGTGA
- a CDS encoding thymidylate synthase codes for MNQETGNEGRIPTLHVVADTIPQAHYRAMKAVWQHGLAIRTEYDRKDAKGAYIDPPSRDARVLIEVQNPFGEPRFPPLSFCEIGTYIAEIMGIKDHMVVPMEQLKEALSGELSAKEWPYTYHQRLFAHPDVNGDTVDQMAMAIERIAKTPYSRRAVATTSVPNIDPYLKEDVPCLREVQLRCPEDAGGNLVLNMNTMWRSRDLYKAWPDNVIGITFLQQAVAKQIAAKSGRNVRVGSYADYSSAMHIYGQDFGAVGGDAERGLQSFFDTFDEESYLARSLSSEHAAEMLVLPQLRELVSDRLAAQWRFPKEALALGERLIADIESHALSA; via the coding sequence ATGAATCAGGAGACCGGGAACGAGGGACGCATCCCGACATTACACGTCGTGGCGGATACCATTCCGCAGGCCCATTACCGCGCCATGAAGGCGGTGTGGCAGCACGGCCTGGCTATCCGTACGGAATACGACCGCAAGGACGCCAAGGGCGCGTACATCGATCCGCCCAGCCGTGACGCCCGCGTGCTCATCGAAGTACAGAATCCGTTTGGCGAGCCGCGTTTTCCGCCGCTGTCGTTCTGCGAGATTGGGACCTATATTGCCGAGATCATGGGGATCAAAGACCACATGGTCGTGCCGATGGAGCAACTGAAGGAGGCGCTCTCAGGCGAGTTGTCGGCGAAGGAATGGCCGTATACGTACCATCAGCGCCTGTTTGCGCATCCGGACGTGAACGGGGATACGGTGGACCAGATGGCCATGGCCATCGAACGTATTGCGAAAACACCTTATTCGCGGCGGGCCGTAGCGACCACGTCGGTGCCGAACATTGATCCCTATCTGAAAGAAGACGTGCCGTGCTTGCGCGAGGTGCAGTTGCGGTGCCCGGAAGACGCCGGCGGAAACCTGGTCCTCAATATGAACACCATGTGGCGGTCGCGCGACTTGTACAAGGCATGGCCGGACAACGTCATCGGCATCACCTTCCTGCAACAGGCCGTGGCGAAGCAGATCGCGGCGAAGTCCGGCCGCAACGTGCGCGTGGGAAGCTACGCGGACTACAGCTCGGCCATGCACATTTACGGCCAGGATTTTGGCGCAGTGGGAGGGGACGCGGAACGCGGATTGCAGAGTTTCTTCGATACCTTCGACGAAGAGTCCTACCTGGCGCGCTCGTTGTCGAGTGAACACGCCGCCGAAATGCTGGTGCTGCCGCAACTGCGGGAACTGGTGTCTGACCGGCTCGCGGCGCAGTGGAGGTTTCCCAAAGAAGCGCTCGCTCTGGGCGAAAGGCTCATCGCGGATATCGAATCCCACGCGCTTTCGGCATAG